The genomic region GACATCCCGCGCTTTCTGCGACTGGTCTTCGAATTTCAATTCCCACGGGAATTACCGTCTTCTGATACAGCAAACCTTGATCGATACCATTGCTGGCGAGTGCATTTCAATTCCCTACGGGAATTACCGTCTTCTGATACAGTTCATGTTCATCATGCCCGTCACCACCGTCGAACCATTTCAATTCCCTACGGGAATTACCGTCTTCTGATACCAGAGCGTCTACCTGAAGCACACCAACTACATCTATTTTACATTTCAATTCCCTACGGGAATTACCGTCTTCTGATACCGCAATGGACAAGAACGGCGTTGAGGTGCACGAAGGATTTCAATTCCCTACGGGAATTACCGTCTTCTGATACCGGCTTCTGGCTTGCGGCCGATGATGCTATGTTGGATGGATTTCAATTCCCTACGGGAATTACCGTCTTCTGATACGGAAGACTACTTCAACCAGGCGATCAACGCCGGCGTATTTCAATTCCCTACGGGAATTACCGTCTTCTGATACCCGGCGTGAAGGCGCTGGCCCCAAACACAAACCCGAAGCATTTCAATTCCCTACGGGAATTACCGTCTTCTGATACCAGGCGGAGATGGATGACCTGCGGCGGGAGAATGAATTTCAATTCCCTACGGGAATTACCGTCTTCTGATACGGCGGCGCTTATCGGGCTGGATGCGGCGATCGCCAAAGCATTTCAATTCCCTACGGGAATTACCGTCTTCTGATACCGCGCGCCTTTCTAGCCCTTATCCCATAAGCCTTCCCGACCTCTTTCGCGAGCGAGTCCAATTTATGCCCACAACTCATTGACCTTTCACCGCCTTTACCCCCGCAAACCCTTGATTTCATTGGATCGAGCGATACCAGGGTTTTCTACCGACCTGTGTCGCTCGCGAAAAGATCTCCGATCAGCCCCTATTAGGAAGACCTTGCCGCCGTAGCATTCCCGCTAAACATGCTCCCCTATCGATGTGACCGATTCACTCAAATTTATAGCGGTCATCCACCTGGGCCATTGCAGTGATATACAAACACACGAAAGAGAGACCCCCGACCAGCTTTTCATCTCTTCTACAGAATCTTCCACAATTCCTGCTTACACCTAAGCATAACCGTAATGCCAGAGCCAACGATAGAAAAACAGGCTAAGGAGCCATTTGTCCCCATAGCCTGTTTTTTTCAAAAAGTTCGGATTTAGGAGCGTAAGCTCTCCAGCCTACCCCCGCAGCCCCGCCTTCTGCTCCATAATCGCCCGCACCTTTAGCGGAAGACCAAAGAGGTTGATGAAGCCTTCGGCGTCTTTCTGGTTGTAGACTTCGTCGCGGCCGAAGGTGGAGAATTCCTCGTTGTAGAGGGAGTAGGGCGACTTGGCGCCGGCGGGGGTGGCGCTGCCCTTGTAGAGCTTCATGCGCACGGTGCCGGTGACGGTTTCCTGAGTCACGTTGACGAAGGCGTCGAGGGCTTCTCTGAGGGGGTGGTACCAGACGCCGTCATAGACGAGTTCGGCGTAGCGAAGGGCGACCTGCTCTTTGTAGTGCATGGTGGCCCGGTCGAGGCAGAGGTATTCCAGTTCGCGGTGGGCGGCGTAGAGGACGGTGCCGGCCGGGGTTTCGTAGACGCCGCGGGACTTCATGCCGACGAGGCGGTTTTCCACCATGTCGCAGATGCCCACGCCATGGGCGGCGGCGATGGCGTTCAGCTTTTCGATCATCTCGACGGTGCCGAGGGCCTCGCCATTCAGTTTGACGGGGATGCCCTTTTCAAACTCCAGTTCCACGTACTCCGGCTTGTCCGGCGCTTGTTCGGGCGCGGTGCAGATCATGAAGAGGTCGTTCTGGGGCTCGTTCCAGGGATCTTCAAGGTCAGCCCCTTCGTGGCTCAAGTGCCAGAGGTTGCGGTCCATCGAGTAGGGGCGGTCTTTTTTGACGGGCACGGGGATGTTGCGGGCGTTGGCGTAGTCGATGGCGTCTTCGCGGGAGCGGATTTCCCATTCGCGCCAGGGGGCGACTGTCTTGAGGTCGGGAACTATTGTTTCCTGTTACATAACCCTCTAATATGCATACCTAGCAGACTGCATTTTTTAACTCTCTAGGGGATTAACGCTTCCCGTTAATTAACCGTGAAAAGCGCCAACCTCTACTCCGTCACATTTCAATTCCCTTTGGGAATTACCGTCTCTAGTTACCATTGTTTGCCCGGGTTGCGGCGAGGACTTCGGCCCGGGACAGTTTCAATTCCCTACGGGAATTATCGTCTCCTGTTACTCGACCCCGGTACTCCTTAGAAAGACTACACGCCGTTTCAATTCCCTACGGGAATTAGGGTCTCTTGTTACCTTATAAACTTTGTTATTCGGTGAATTATCGGATGGAATTTCAATTCCCTACGGGAATTAACGTTTCTTGTAACCGGCTGGCATCAACCCGATGCTCCTGATGCTGTTGGGATTTCAATTCCCTACGGGAATTAACGTTTCTTGTAACGTTCCAGGAGCAGATTAACGGCGGCTTGGCTGAGTGCTGATTTCAATTCCCTACGGGAATTAACGTTTCTTGTAACAACGAGCGAGTACGCCCGGGCACAGTTGAAAGGCACGATATTTCAATTCCCTACGGGAATTAACGTTTCTTGTAACCGCACTCCCTCCCAGTCCTTATCCCACAAGCCCTCCCGCCCCATTTTGCGAGCGACTCCAAGAACGCCCCTAATCTCAACACCCTCCCCCCTCTCAAAACCTCTCCAACCCCCGATTTCATCGGTTCGAGCCACCCCCGGCTTTTCTGCCGACCTGCGTCGCTCGCACGGGAAAACCCAAAAACCCGCCCGCTCGCGATCAACCTTAGTCCCATTATAAAACTACCACGCCAACCCCTTCCAGTCCATCCCCATTTACAACACAATGTCCCCGATCCCGACCAGTTCCACCCTCCGCCCCAACCGCTCCACATCGTTCTCACAGGCGCGGCACTGGCGGTAAAAGATCACGCTGTCTTCATCGCGGTGGATGCGCCGGAGCAGTTTGTGCCGCAGTGCCACGTAATCCTCCGTGGTCAGCACCACCTCGAACACGCTCTCCTGCACATGGGTCCCGTAATCCTTCAACGTTTTAAACACCTTTGATCGCCGCTTGTCATCGGCGATGTCGTAGGTCACCACGTAATGCTCCACCTGCGATCCCTTCGCCTTCCTAAGCCTTGCCCATCGTCCGGCAACTCGTCCCCGTTCACCTGGCCCGAAAGGCGTCATACTGCGGCCATTCCCCTTGCATCACCTTGCCCAAATAACGAGCCTGGATCTCCATCAACCGCAGGTAGTTGGCCCGATACCCGAAAACCGGATGGACCGCCTCCTCGCGGATGCGCGTCTGGTAGGCGCCAAAAAAGCGTTTGCGGCCCCCTTCTTTCAATTGGATGCCGTCAAAGACCGGTTCGAAATCGCTCTCTTTGATGATACCCCGATTGACGACATTCAGCACGACTGAGTCGGCGACGATGGCCCGAAACTCCTCCATCAGGTCCAAGGCCAGGGCGGGCCGGCCGTAGCGCTCACAATGGTACAGGCCCAGATAGGGATCCAAACCCGCCCGGATGATCGCGTTGATGCAGTCTTTGGTCAGCAGCGAATAGGCGTAGCTCAACAAGGCATTGATCGGATCGCGGGGCGGACGACGGTTGCGTGATGCGAAATCAAAACCCTCCCCCGGCCGCAACAGCTTGGCAAAGCCGGAGAAATACAAGCGCCCGGCCAATCCCTCCAGGCCGCGCAGGCTCTCTTTGTCTTCGGCCTCTTTCGCGGCGGCGGCCAGCCCTTCCAACCGCTCCACCACCGATTGGATCAGGTCGATTTTTCTCTCTCGGTTTCCCCGTTGCAAAAAAGTCCGTTGGTTGAGGATTTTTCCGCGCACGATCTCCCGCGCCACCGCCAGCGACTGGCTTTCCGATTCGACAAAGCGAAACTGGGCGCGGCGCAAGGGCACGTTTTTGTTCCAATTCGGCTGCAGCCAACTGCGCACCCGGCCATGCTCCATCAGGTAAAGCGGAATCCCCAGATCGCTCAACACCGACAGCGCCGCGCTGGAAAGCGACGCCGCCTGCCCGATCACCACTTGATCGACCGCCGAAAGGGGCACATCCTTGATCATCTGGCCGTCGGCCTCGATGATCAGCCGCCCCTGCCGCTTTCGCAAGGCGGCTCCTGGTATATCCAGATAGAGCGTCCGGCCCAGATTGCTGCCCGGCGTTGGCCGCCGGGGCGCCGCTTGCGCGCCGGTCAAAAAGGCGCTTTCCTCCGGCATGCAGCGCTCGGCCAGGGCGCAACCCTTGCATTTGGCTTCCGGCACGGAGGACAAGGGCGGCGGCTCTCCCGCTTCGCGGATCGCCCGGGCCGCCGCCAACGCCTGCAGGGCCGTCTCCCGCAGCGACTCATCGAAAAGCACCTGTCGCCGTTCGGCCGATGCCACGTAATAGACATACCCGTAGGCCACTTCCCGACCGGTTGTTTCCTCTAACAAAAGCCCTTGCAGGCACACCTGCACATCATCGTGGAGGCGATGGTCGGCGCTTCCTTTTTTAAACTCGACGGGATACATCTCCCCATCGGTCGCTTCCAACACTTCCAGGACGCCGCGCAGCCCCAGCGAATCGGAGGACAAAAAGACCTGCCGCGTCTGCACCCGCCCGTCGTCGCTGCGGGTCCGGCGCTCGTTGCGACGCTCGTCCTGAAAGCGGCCTTCGAGCATATGATGGTTGGTCTCTTCCGCCCCTTCCACCGCGCGGTAGTAAAAGTTTCGCGGACAAAACAACACTTCCGCCACGGCGGAAACAGGGAGGTATTCGCGCGTCTCGGTATCCAATGGAAATGGCCTCTTTCATTGATACTCAGGGAGATATGTAGACGTAAACATCCCTGTTATCAGTTTGCCATTTCCCTTGGTTGGGAATACATGGACTTGCGGGGGTTGATACACCTAAAAGAAACCCTTGGATGATTCTCTTGTACGACCGATAAATATTGACATCAGCAGGGCCTCTGTTCACAGGTTTCTTATTCCCGAGGGGAATTGAATCATCGTCATCGGCGTGAGAAACAGGCTTTACCGGAAGGCGCTCACCGGCCGATCGGCCCGTTTTGAACGTTCCTGATTGGCCACGACAATCCGCGTCTCCCCCATGCCCATGGTGCTCTTATACCCCACGCCGCTGTATTCGGCAAAGCGCGCCAGCGCATTGAAGAGGATGGGGCTGACGGGATTCGTCGTGGCGAACTCAAAGACTACATCGCCGACAAAACCGATGATCTTGTACCGGTCAAACTGGTAGAGATCGGTGCGGATATTGTGCTTGCGGATGCGGATCCCCGCGAATTCATCCGCCAGGGTTTCCGGAAAGGGCAGCGGGCTGTATTGGTTCCAACGGCGAAGGAGGCTACCGAAGACCAGTTCAGGTATGGGCAATACCACTTGCGTGCCCCGCTGTCGAAAACTGGTCGGCGTGAGAAAGCGAAAATGAATCGGGTTCCGACACTCCGCTTCCGTGTACAACTCCTCGTAGGTTTTTTTCGTTACCCGGATGTTGCGGATGACAAGGGGCACGTTCCCAACTCGGACCGCCTTCCCCTCCCATTCAGCCGCCGCCCGGTCGATCACCTCGCTCAATCGTTGATCCAATGAGCGGATGGTGAACCGCCATCGGCGGCCTTCGTTTTGCCCGGTTCCCTCTTTGGGGGAGGACAAGGAATCATCGGAAGGCGTCAACATGGATGACCGCTGCGCCAGGCTTCGCAGCGTGGAGATGGCAAACGGTTTTCCCTCTTGATAATGGATCGCCGTCGCCAAATCAGGATCGGCGCTTTTGAGCAGATCAAAAAACATGCCGTGAAGTTTTTCTCCGCCTTCTTCTTGGATTGTTGTCTGTTGTGGCGCTTCCAGTTCGAAAATAGATTTGATAAGCAATTTTTCATCTCCTTTTTTCCATATACCTCGACTCTTAAGATTCTTAAGTCTCATTCTCAATAGTTATAGTCTTCTGAGATATTTCTAGGAGCTCTATTGGGAACGGATGGGAAGTTTCAATTCCCTGTGGGAATTACGATGGACACGTTCCTACGGGAATTATGACTTCTAGTACTTTGGGACCCCGACGGCGATCCCGTAACCATCTCTGCATTTCAATTCCCTAGGGGAATTATCGTCTTCTGAGACGGAAGTGTGGAGCCTGAAGAATGTCGACCTGTTCCTATTTCAATTCCCTACGGGAATTAACGTCTTCTGAGACAATAAAAGAGCATATTGCGCCTATATCCTGCGTATGCATTTCAATTCCCTACGGGAATTATCGTCTTCTGAGACGCACTCACGGCCGCGCCGTAGACTTCCTGATGGAGTTATTTCAATTCCCTACGGGAATTATCGTCTTCTGAGACCCGTTATTTTCCCACCGAAAAAGAAGCACTCAAATTATTTCAATTCCCTACGGGAATTATCGTCTTCTGAGACCTATATGACAGAAGAAGAACGCAAGACAGTAGTTTATTTCAATTCCCTACGGGAATTATCGTCTTCTGAGACATCCATGCGAAGAGTGCGGATCCAAGCTGCAAATATTTCAATTCCCTCTGAGACTTTAACTCGACAACGTTTGAGGAGTACCTAACCAATGCCATTTCAATTCCCTACGGGAATTATCGTCTTCTGAGACTCGTGGACATGATTCTTCTCCAGAAGAAATTCTTGAAATTTCAATTCCCTACGGGAATTATCGTCTTCTGAGACTGCGCGCCTTTCTAGCCCTTATCCCACAAGCCTTCCGGAGTTCTTTCGCGAGCGAGTCCAATTTTAGCCCGTAAGCCGTTATCTTTTCGCCACCTTAACCCCCACAAACCCCTGATTTTATTGGATCGAGCGACACCGGGGATTTCTACCGACCTACGTCGCTCGCGAGAAGATCTGCGACCATCCTCTATTAGTAAGACCTCGCCGGAGTAGTGTTCCCGCTTATGCTTCCCTGTTGTTTGACCGATTCACTCAAATTTACAACCGTTCTCTATTGCCGGGCCGTGGCAGTGATATGCAAACGATGAAAGGAAAGCCGACTAAGCTTTTTTATCCCTTCTACAAAATCTTCCACAATTCCTGCTTCCGCCTATGCAACCCCATGTGGCGTCTGCACCCGCCCGCCGTCGCTGCGGGTCCGGCGTTCGTTGCGACGCTCATCCTGAAAGCGGCCTTCGAGCATGTGATGGTTGGTATCCTCCGCCCTGCCACCGCGCGGTAGTAAAAGTTCGAGGACAAAACAACACTTCCGCCACGGCGGAGACGGGGAGGTATTCGCACGTATCGGTATCCAACTGAAATGGCCTCTTTCATTGATACTCAAGGAAATATGTAGATGTAAAAATCCCTGTTATCAATTTGCCATTTCCCATGGTTAGGAATACGTGGACGCGCCGGGGTTGCCACCTGGAGCGAAACCCTTGAATGTTCTTTTTTAATAACCGATGAATGTTGACATCATCAAAGCCTCTGATTTACAGGCCACACATTCCCACGGGGAATTGAATTATCGTTATTAGCGTGAGAAACAGGCTTGTTCCAGCGGCGAAGGAGGCTGCCGAAAACCAGTTCTGGAATGGGCAATACCACCTGGGTGCCCCGCTATCGAAAACTGGTCGGTGCGAGAAAGCGAAAATGGATCGGGTTTCGACATTCCGCTTCCGTATACAACTCCTCATAGGCCCTTTTTCATGATTCAGATGTTGCGGATAACAAGGCGCGCGTTACCAATCCGGTCCACCTTCCCCTCCCATTCAGCCGCCGACTGGTCGATCACCTCGCTCAACCGTTGATCCGGTGAGCGGATGGTGAACCGCCATCGGCGGCCTTCGTTTTGTCCAGTTCCCTCTTTTGGGGAAGACGACGGATGATCGGGAGGGATAAACATGGGCGTCTGCCGAGCCAAGCTTCGCAGCGTGGAAATGGCAAACGGTTTTCCTTCTTGATCGTGAATCGCCGTCGCCCAGTCAGCGTCGACGCTTTTGAGCAGATCAAAGAACATACCGTTAAGTTTTTCTCCGCCTTCTTCCCGGATCGTTGTTTGTGTCGTCTGTTGCGGCGCTCCCAGTTCGAAAATGGCGTTGAGAAGCAAATTTGTCATCTCCTTTCTTTATCAAACCGTTCGGTGGTTGTGCTGCACGTTTTCGGTCAATCGTCTATGACGGTTCGGGGATTAGATCTTACACCCTACAAACAGAAACGATGCCTGCTTTTCATTCTCGGCATCGTTTGTGGTATCATAACCATTTGTTTTTTCTTATTATATCGGCTGGTGGAGGACTGCTACCTTCTCCACACTTCACACACGGCGTCGTGAAAGGGAGCGTAATTTTACTTCATGTTCCCCAATAATGGCTGTAATAGACCGTTGGTCTTCCTGCACATCATCTATCTTTCGATTTATCGTTTTGAGCATCCCCTTTATATCATCTTCCTGGCTCCGTTCCAGGCGATCAAATCGACGACTCATTTCTTGCTTGAGTGAATTTATTTCACCGCGTATTTCGCTTTCAAGACGCTGCTGCCCATCTTTTAAATCCCGTAGCTCTTGAAGCACGAGGTTTTGAAACTCGTTATCGTTCACGGAAAGCCTCTCTTAAGGCGTTTAGACTGTTCGGCTGTTTCAAGTATATCATGTTTAGTTAAATCGAACTTACCCTTACACTGAGCCTGTTAAACATAGCATGTACCCGTAGGAATTATTGTTTCCTGTCTCCGTTATGCACACCTGATGGATCCCGTCCGTCCTTTTCATTTCGATTCCCTGCGGGAATTATGTCTTCTGAGGCCGGACATATCCTCGCCCAGTGGGTGCAGCTGGTCAGATTTCAATTCCCTAGGGGAATTATCGTCTTCTGAGACCCGAGGCCTGCCCACCCGATTATGATTTGTATACCATATTTCAATTCCCTACGGGAATTTTCGTCTTCTGAGACTGCGCCCCGGAATCTCCGACCTGATCCAGAAACTCCAATTTCAATTCCCTACGGGAATTATCGTCTTCTGAGACCGGGATTTTTAATCTTCATCAATTTCATGTTGAGCATTTCAATTCCCTACGGGAATTATCGTCTTCTGAGACATTCGCTCTTGATACCGACACGCCTACTATTGACGGATTTCAATTCCCTACGGGAATTATCGTCTTCTGAGACGCTGAACTGCAACAGACCGCCAACACCTTGGCGAACAATTTCAATTCCCTACGGGAATTATCGTCTTCTGAGACGCGACAAGGCCCACATCGCCGTCGTGGCGCCGGCGACATTTCAATTCCCTACGGGAATTATCGTCTTCTGAGACGGACTATTCTGTTATCTACGCAGAAGGCGCAAAACCATTTCAATTCCCTACGGGAATTATCGTCTTCTGAGACTTGGGATGAGCGAGTCTCGCCGGATGGTGATGAGTGGGTTGTATTTCAATTCCCTACGGGAATTATCGTCTTCTGAGACCGCGCGCCCTTCTAGCCCTTATCCCACAAGCCTTCCGGGCCTCTTTCGCGAGCGAGTCCAATTTAAGCCCACTACTCATTGACCTTTCACCGCCTTAACCCCCGCAAACCCTTGATTTCATTGGATCGAGCGACACCAGGGTTTTCTACCGACCTGCGTCGCTCGCGAGAAGATCTCCGATCAGCGGCTATTAGGAAGACCTTGCCGCCGTAGCATTCCCGCTAAACATGCTCCCCTATCAATGTGACCGATTCACTCAAAATTACAGCGGTCATCCACCTGAGCTATCACAGTGACATGCAAACGCGACCAAAGAGGGAACCCCGACCAGCTTTTTATCTCTTCTACAGAATCTTCCACGATTCCTGCTTTCGCCTACGCAACGCCGTAATGCCTGAGCCGACGATAGAAAAACAGGCTACGGAGTCATTTGTCCCCATAGCCTGTTTTTTTGAAAAGCTTTCCAATTTACCGAGCTTATCCCGTTGTTAATTTGACTTGAACGGAAGCTCTCCAGCCTACCCCCGCAGTCCCGCCTTCTGCTCCATGATCGCCCGCACCTTCAGCGGTAGGCCGAAGAGGTTGATGAAGCCTTCGGCGTCTTTCTGGTTGTAGACTTCGTCGCGGCCGAAGGTGGAGAATTCCTCGTTGTAGAGGGAGTAGGGCGACTTGGCGCCGGCGGGGGTGGCGCTACCCTTGTAGAGCTTCATGCGCACGGTGCCGGTGACGGTTTCCTGGGTCACGTTGACGAAGGCGTCGAGGGCTTCTCTGAGGGGGTGGTACCAGACGCCGTCATAGACGAGTTCGGCGTAGCGGAGGGCGACCTGCTCCTTGTAGTGCATGGTGGCCCGGTCGAGGCAGAGGTACTCCAGTTCGCGGTGGGCGGCGTAGAGGACGGTGCCGGCCGGGGTTTCATAGACGCCGCGGGACTTCATGCCGACGAGGCGGTTCTCCACCATGTCGCAGATGCCCACGCCATGGGCGGCGGCGATGGCGTTCAGTTTTTCGATCATCTCGACGGGGCCGAGGGCCTCGCCGTTCAGTTTGACAGGGATGCCCTTTTCAAACTCCAGTTCCACGTACTCCGGCTTGTCCGGCGCTTGTTCGGGCGCGGTGCAGATCATAAACAGGTCGTTCTGGGGTTCGTTCCAGGGATCTTCCAGGTCGGCCCCTTCGTGGCTCAGGTGCCAGAGGTTGCGGTCCATCGAGTAGGGGCGGTCTTTTTTGACGGGCACGGGGATGTTGCGGGCGTTGGCGTAGTCGATGGCGTCTTCGCGGGAGCGGATGTCCCATTCGCGCCAGGGGGCGACGATCTTGAGGTCGGGGGCCAGGGCTTTGACGGTCAGTTCAAAGCGGACCTGGTCGTTGCCTTTGCCGGTGGCGCCGTGGGCGATAGCTTCGGCCCCTTCGGCGCGGGCGATCTCGACGAGGCGCTTGGCGATGAGGGGACGGGCGAAGGAGGTGCCCAGGAGGTATTTGCCCTCATAGACGGCGCCGGCTTTCAGGGTCGGCCAGATGAAGCCGGTGACGAACTCTTCTTTCACGTCTTCGATGTAGAGCTTGGTGGCGCCCGTTTTGATCGCCTTTTCGTTCAGGGGGGCCAGTTCTTCCCCTTGCCCTAGGTCGGCGGCCATGGCGATGACTTCTTAGCCGTAGTTCTCTTTCAGCCAGGGGATGATGATCGATGTATCAAGGCCGCCCGAGCCAGGACGATTTTTTTGGACATGGTTCGATCTCCTCTCACGGTATCCGCGTCAGTTTTATTGGGTGTTCTCGACTCATTGGTCTTGAATTTTACTGTCTTTATCGGTTTATTTAGTGGCTTATTTAGGGGTTTCTTTTCAGGTCGCAGACGCGCGCCCCTCTCCCCTACATCACCGATGCCATGATCGCCTTCTGGGCGTGCAGCGGTTTTCGGCCTCGTCAAAGATAGACTGGGGTCCTTCGATGACCTCGTCGGTGATCTCTTCGCCCCGGTGGGCCGGCAGGCAGTGCAGGACGATGGCTTTGGGATGAGCCACTTTCATGATTGTACCATCAATCATAAAACCTTGGAAGGCTTGGGCGCGCTTCTGGGCCTCGCCCTCCTGGCCCATGGAGGCCCACACGTCGGTGTAGAGCACGTCGAATGGACATTGCCGTAGGCCACTTCCCGTCCAGTTGCTTCCTCAACAGCATTCCTCGCAGGCACACCTGCACATCACCGTTTAGGTGGTGCTCGGCGCGGGATCTGCGCTTTTTAGCATGTCTAAAAACATGCCGCGCAGTTTTTCTCCGCCCTGTTCCGGGACAATCACACGTTCCGGCGCTTCGAGTACGAAAGTGGCGTGAGAAGCAAGTTTTCATCTCCTTTTTGTTCCCTACGGGAATTATCCTCTTCTGCACCATAGGGCCGAAAGCCTAGAGCAGGAATTAGCCAAAGCCCGGTTTCAATTCCCTGGGGAATTATCCTTTTCTGTAACGGCACGACCTTCTAGCCCTCATCCCACAAGCCTTCCCGCCCTCTTTTGCGAGCGAGTCCGTTTTATTTGCAATTCCTGCCTTCGTCGCTCCAAACGGAATCATGATCCCATTCCGGAAAAGACAGGTCCGAGAACTCTTCGTCTCTGGCCTGTTTAGTCTTGATTCCGTGGATTTGTAATAGGTTCAACCGCTCTTGACCGTTTCACCGCGAGATCCTACCCCTGTAGCCTCACCTTCTGCTCCATAATCGCCCGAAACTTTTAACCCTTTCTTGAGATTGAAATTAATCTAATTAATATTTCCAGTGGCTTATCATACAACAACGTTGCGATTTCTTGGTAAATTTTTTCATCAATCTGATTAGTTACTTCAACTTTTCCATGCGCAATGCCATTTCTTATTTCTGAAAGTCTAAGCTT from Heliomicrobium undosum harbors:
- the cas4g/cas1g gene encoding CRISPR-associated endonuclease Cas4g/Cas1g, translated to MDTETREYLPVSAVAEVLFCPRNFYYRAVEGAEETNHHMLEGRFQDERRNERRTRSDDGRVQTRQVFLSSDSLGLRGVLEVLEATDGEMYPVEFKKGSADHRLHDDVQVCLQGLLLEETTGREVAYGYVYYVASAERRQVLFDESLRETALQALAAARAIREAGEPPPLSSVPEAKCKGCALAERCMPEESAFLTGAQAAPRRPTPGSNLGRTLYLDIPGAALRKRQGRLIIEADGQMIKDVPLSAVDQVVIGQAASLSSAALSVLSDLGIPLYLMEHGRVRSWLQPNWNKNVPLRRAQFRFVESESQSLAVAREIVRGKILNQRTFLQRGNRERKIDLIQSVVERLEGLAAAAKEAEDKESLRGLEGLAGRLYFSGFAKLLRPGEGFDFASRNRRPPRDPINALLSYAYSLLTKDCINAIIRAGLDPYLGLYHCERYGRPALALDLMEEFRAIVADSVVLNVVNRGIIKESDFEPVFDGIQLKEGGRKRFFGAYQTRIREEAVHPVFGYRANYLRLMEIQARYLGKVMQGEWPQYDAFRAR
- the cas2 gene encoding CRISPR-associated endonuclease Cas2, whose translation is MEHYVVTYDIADDKRRSKVFKTLKDYGTHVQESVFEVVLTTEDYVALRHKLLRRIHRDEDSVIFYRQCRACENDVERLGRRVELVGIGDIVL
- the cas6 gene encoding CRISPR-associated endoribonuclease Cas6, with the translated sequence MLIKSIFELEAPQQTTIQEEGGEKLHGMFFDLLKSADPDLATAIHYQEGKPFAISTLRSLAQRSSMLTPSDDSLSSPKEGTGQNEGRRWRFTIRSLDQRLSEVIDRAAAEWEGKAVRVGNVPLVIRNIRVTKKTYEELYTEAECRNPIHFRFLTPTSFRQRGTQVVLPIPELVFGSLLRRWNQYSPLPFPETLADEFAGIRIRKHNIRTDLYQFDRYKIIGFVGDVVFEFATTNPVSPILFNALARFAEYSGVGYKSTMGMGETRIVVANQERSKRADRPVSAFR